ACCTCCCATTGCATATAAGTGTTTTGGAGAAGTGTAACCTTTAGCTATTAAATACTTAGAACAATCAATAAAATCATTAAAAGTATTCTTCTTATTTAACATTTTTCCGTCATCATACCAATCACGACCTAAATACTCACTTCCTCTAATATGTGCTAAAGCATATACAAAACCTCTGTCTAATAAACTTAAACGTGTAGTTGAAAACCCATCAGAAACAATATGCCCATACGAACCGTAAGCATACTGTAAAATTGGAGTGTCTTTAGTTAATTTGGTGTTTTTGTGATGTACTATTGATAATGCTACTTTTTTACCATCTCGTGCCGTAACCCAAATACGTTCACTTACATAGTTATTTTTATCAAACTTACCTCCTAAAACCTCTTGTTCTTTTTTAACTTCTTTTGATTGATCTTTCATATTAAAATCAATTACAGAACTTGGTGTTGTCATAGAATTATAAGAATATCGAATAATATCGGTATCAAATTCCGGATTTCCGTGTACGCCTGCTGAGTATGTTTCTTCATTAAAAGGTAGATAATAATCTTCACTATTATCCCAACGCTTAAAACGGATTTTATTTAACCCGTTATTTCTTTCTTCTAAAACTAAATAGTCTTTAAAAATTGAAAAATCTTCAAATAGAGTATCTTCTCTATGCGGTATAACATCTACCCAATTCTCTTTTTCAGTTTTACTTTCAGGAGTTTTCATCAACTTAAAGTTTGTTGCTCCATCTTTATTTGTTTTAATATAAAAATGATCTTCGTAGTGTGCTATATCATATTCTAAATCGCGCTCACGTGGTTGAATCATTCTAAATTCACCATTTGGAGTATCGGCTTCTAATACTTGATATTCATTAGAAACAGTACTATAAGAACCTATAACTAGGTATTTTTTAGATTTTGTTTTAGTAACAAAAGTTCCGAAAGTTTCGTCTTTTTCTTCAAAAATTAACACATCTTTAGCTGAATCTGTTCCTAAAACATGCTTGTAAATTTGTGAACTACGCAGTGTTTCTGGATCTTTTTTGGTGTAATACAATGTTTTATTATCATTTGCCCAAACAGCACCTCCTGTTGTATTTTCTATTTTATCAGGATAAATTTCTCCTGTTTCTAAGTTCTTTATTTTTATAACGTACTGACGACGACTTACCGTATCTGTTGCAAAAGTTGTTAACTTATTATTTGGTGATATACTTAAACCACCTAATTGAAAGTAATCATGCCCTTTTGCCTCGTCATTTACATTAAATATAATTTCTTCTTCAGCTTCTAAATTTCCTTTTTTACGACTATGAATAGGATATTGTTGTCCTTTTTCATATCGTGCAATGTAGAAATATCCATTACTTTTATAAGGTACCGACTCATCATCTTCTTTAATACGACCTTTCATTTCTTGAAATAACTGCTCTTGAAACTTTTCTGTTTCTTTAGTACTTTCTTTGTAATAAGAGTTTTCAGCGTTTAAGTAATCGTATACTTTTTGAGTTTGTTCGTCTTTAATTGCAGCTTCTTTTTGTGCATCGGTTAAACGCATCCAAAAATAATCATCAGTACGTACGTCTCCGTGTTTTTTTAAAGTTGTTGGTTGCTTTTCAGCAATTGGAGCTATAATGTCTTTTTTCATTTCCTGTTTTTTGCAATTCACAAAAATAAGGTTAAAAGCTATAGCAGTTAGTATTATTTTTTTCATTTTTATTTAGTTTGGTTAATTTTCTTGTGAAAATACTATTTTTGTCATCTTAAATAATTATAAATACAACGATAAATGTTTGGAGATATTTCAGGGATGATGGGCAAATTAAAAGAAGCTCAACAAAAGGTTGAAGACACTAAAAAACGATTAAATTCTGTTTTAATTGATGAAAATGCCGCTAATGGCGCTTTAAAAATTACTGTTACTGCCAATAGAGAGGTAAAAGCAATTACCATTAACGAATCTTTATTAGCAGACAAGGAAGAGTTAGAAGATTACTTAATTTTAACATTAAATAAAGCTTTAAAAAGGGCTGGAGATATTAATGAGCATGAATTGGCTGTTGCTGCAAAAGATGGAATGCCTAATATTCCAGGAATGGATATGTTTAAATAACAACAATGTACTTACAAATGGATGATTATATGTTGCCTTGTTTAAATAAAAAATTCTTTGGAGTTGATTGTTTAGGCTGTGGTACACAACGTGCTTTAAGCTTATTAATTCATGGTGAGTTTATTGCTGCTTTTAAAATGTATCCTGCTATATATACTTTACTTTTTTTAGCGGTAATTATTGTACTTAATTTATTTTATAAAATTAAATACGCTCAAAAAATTATAAGTATTTTAGCTGTTATTAATGTACTTATCATTGTAGTAAGTTACCTAATAAAAATGAATCAATTAATATAAAATTATTTTAAAGACTATGGAAAAACAATTTAACCCAACAGTAATTTACGTTCTATCAATAATCAGTTTTTTATGCTGTTGTTTTGCTGGTTTAGGTATTATACTAGCTGCACCTGCTTTTATTATGGCTAATAACAAAATGAAAGATGCCCAAGCAAATCCAAACGATTATGATTCTGCGACACTTAAAGCGATAAAGACAGCTAGAACAGTTGCTATGATTGCTTTAATTATAAACTCAGTTTACTTACTTTTAACAGGTTATAGATTAGCCACTACAGATTGGAGTGTTTTTATGGATCAATACCAAGAAGCTTTAGAAAAATACCAATAAAATTATCACTTATAATAAAAAAACGACCTAATTGGTCGTTTTTTTTACGCCCCATAAAAAACTCATATACAAGCGATTAAAATGTTTTATAATCAAAAAAATCATTTAACGTTATTATTTAGTATTATAATTACCTGCCTATCATTAAATGCTCAAAAAGTTAGAGTTGTTGATAATAAAGGCACAATTAAATACGTAAACAACAACAAAGTAACAACCTCAAATACAGCTCCTTTATCTCCTTTAGAAAATGATATTTGGTTTGACACAAATAATACGCCTACCCAAACTAAGATTTGGGATGATATTGACGGTTGGAAAATGTTAATAGCACCTAGCACAGAAAGTAAAACTGTTATTTTAAACAGAAATAGTTCTACTAATTTAAATACTGGTACTAACACTTTTTACGACCTCCCTTTAAATACTCCTCAAATACAGTTTATAAATACCTTGTATTATGCTGTTGTAGAAAATTCTGAAATTAGAGTACTACATGATGGTAACTATTTAATTTCAGGAGAAATATCTGTAACAAATATGCCTTCTGGTGATACTAAATATATTTTAGGGGTATTTATTAACGGAGTTAGACGTGGATATTTATCTAGAGGGTTCACTTCTTTTCCCTCACAAGATTATTGGGGTACAACTGGTACTTTAATGTATGCGCTAAACCAAAACGATCTTGTAAACGTTAGATACGTAATTAATGCTGGAGGAACTACCTTAAATTCAAACCTTTTAAATATTGGAATTACTAAATTATAATAAATAGATTTCGACTCCGCTCGACCTGACATCGTTAGTTTAAAAATATGTATATATACTCTACTAATAAATTTTAATCACATAAAAAAAGCGACCAAATTGGTCGCTTTTTTATATCATTCCTTTTGCTTTAAACTCAAGGTATTTATTTATCACATTAACCGATAATTGCTGTGGCTTCGTTAAAATAGCATGAATACTGTTTCGTTCTAATTCTTTTACTATTAAACGCTTTTCAAATGCATATTTTTCAGCTATTGTTTTATGATAAACATCTTGTAAATCTTCTGAATTTTCATTTATCAAACTATCCAATTCTGTGTTTTCAAAGAAAACAGTAACCAATAAGTGCTTTTTTGCAATTGCTTTTAAATAAGGCAACTGTCTTTTTAAAGCCGAAATATGTTCAAAATTTGTATATAAAATTAATAAACTTCGTTGGTTAATTTTTCTTTTAATCGTTGCATACAATAGTGCAAAATTAGCATCGGTAAAATTGGTTGTTATATTATATAGTTCTTCGTTAATTACCGAAAGGTTTGTTTTTTTATTACTTGCGGCAATAATTTTTTCTACATTTTTAGAAAACGTAAGCATTCCTGCTTTATCATTTTTTAACAAGGCTATGTTCGAAAAAGCTAAGGTTGAATTTATAGCGTAATCTAACAGACTTAATTCTTCAAAAGGCATTTTCATAACACGCCCTAAATCGATAATAGAATAAATGGGTTGCGATTTTTCATCTTGGTATTGGTTTACCATCAACTCCCCTCTTTTGGCTGTTGCTTTCCAATTCACATTTCGTACATCGTCACCCGGAATGTAATTTTTTATCTGCTCAAATTCCATTGTTTGACCAATTCGTCTGATTTTTTTCATTCCGAATTCTGTCAAATTATTATGCATTGCCAAAAATTCGTACTTTTTCATTTGCACATACGACGGATATACTTTTACACTTTTATCATCTGAAAAAGTATATCTTCTTGAAAACATTTGTAATACAGAAGAAACAAATACATGTACATTTCCAAAATTATAGGCTCCTCTTTCTACTGGTCGAACACTATACACAAATGTTGATTTTTCTGCTGATTGAAGCGCTGTTTTATAGGCAAAATCTCTTTTTTGAAATTGTGCTGGTAATTCATCTATCACATTTATAAAAACTTGAAATGGATAGTTATTTTCTAACGTTACTGATATTTCATTAGCATCAGAATTTGATAATTTTTCTGATACTATTCGCTTTGCTAAAAAACCGTTTTTATAACGATATAGAATAACTAAATCTATAAACATAGTTATTGCAAAAAACAAAACCAACAACCATGTTACGTTATATATAATAGGAAACCAAAACGACATTAAAAACAATGCCGACAGCACGCTTATATACGTAAAAAAGCGATTATGAATATATATTGATTTAAAGAATTGAATCACTATCTCGGAACTTCTACAGATTGAACAATCATCTCAATAACCTTGTCTGTCGTCATTCCTTCCATTTCTCTTTCTGGAGTTAACATAATTCTATGACGCAATACCGGATAAATACTCTTTTTTACATCTTCAGGAATCACAAAATCACGCCCGTTAATCGCTGCAAATGCTTTTGACGCCATTAATACTGCAATACTTGCTCTTGGTGACCCTCCTAAATATAAATGTGCATTGTTACGCGTATTTGAAATTAATTGCGCAATGTATTTAATAATTTTTTCTTCTACCAACACTTCAAATACTTTACTTCTGTATTCTAATAAATCTGCCTCTGTTAATACAGCTTCAATTTTTGATTGTGGTAATGCTCCTTTTCGATCGTTATGCGCTGCAATTATTTTAATTTCATCTTCTAAACTAGGGTATCCTACATTTATCTTAAACAAAAAACGGTCTAATTGTGCTTCTGGTAATGCATAAGTTCCTTCTTGTTCTATAGGATTCTGTGTTGCTAAAACCATAAATGGCGGACTCATTTTATATTGAGTTCCATCCATGGTAATTTGCTTTTCTTCCATTACCTCAAACAATGCTGCTTGGGTTTTTGCAGGTGCTCTGTTTATCTCATCAATTAATACAACGTTTGAAAAAATCGGCCCTTTTTTAAACTCGAAATTAGACGTTTTCATGTTTAAAATAGACGTTCCTAATACATCCGAAGGCATTAAGTCGGGCGTAAACTGAATTCTACTAAAATCGGTTGCAATAGTTTTTGCTAACAATTTTGCTGTAACTGTTTTTGCAACTCCTGGTACTCCTTCAATTAACACATGTCCGTCTGCTAATAACGAAACTAATAACAACTCTATAAAATCTTCTTGACCAACAATTACTTTAGCCAACTGCTCTTTTATATTAACAACAGCTTCTTTTAGTTTTGATAAATCTATTCTACTAGAAAACAATTCATTCGTTTCTGTTGTTTGATTATTATCTGTATTCATGCTCTTATTTTTTTATTCTTTATCTATTCTTGAGTACTCTTTATTCACTTTACACATCCTGTTATACTCTAAGTATTATATTAGTATGGAGTACTAATCACTTCCAAATTCTTATCATACAACATTCTATTATATTTAACAGCTAAAAATTCTAACACATTAGCTAAAAAATTAATCACTTTTATATCATCAGATTCAATAACATAAGAAACTGATTTCTGTAAAATTTCTGTTTTCTCTACCAAAACATCATCTTCAAAATTTAATGATATTAATATTTTGATAAACTCAAATCTAACACAATTTTCTTTCTTAATCGAATCTGAAAAATCATTTATACCTTTTATATTTTCAATTGATAAATTCTCTTGAATCATTTTTTTTTCTTGAAAAATTTAAATCAATAACTACCTCTAAAAGCTTATTATTAAGTAACCTCTTATTTGAAAGACCTATAGTTTCTAAAATTTTTATAAAAACATCAACTACTTTTGCACTTTCGGTTACAACAACAAAAGAACTATATGTATAATTAAAATAAGATATGTGAACACTTTCATTAGGTAATTTAATTTTTTTTAAATCAAAAACATCACATGCTTCTATTATTTTATTATTCTTAATACGTTTAATTACATCATCAATAACAACTTCTTTTTCTATAAATAATTCGGGAAAATTTTCTTTTGTTAGATGCCCCTCAATAAACTCTATATATGTTAACTTTTTATAACTAGCGTCTCTTTTAAAAACTTGAAAAACAAAACATTCATTACTCCAAATAAGTTCAGTTAAGTCTTCCGTTACTTCTAAGTAAATAACATCTTGTAACTCTAAACGCCTTATTAATTTTAATTCCTTTATTAATTCTTCTACCCTTAACTCATAATCCATAACCTTTCCTTTTAAAAGCATTTAATCCTCTATTAATACTAGCGTTTCAACTCTACCTTCTCCATTATTAATACATACCTTTAACACTTATTTATACTGTTACAAACAAAATTCGCATGATAACAGTGCTATAATTCATCAATTTAAATGCTTCTCTAAAAAATCTAACGGATCATAAAAATACTTGTTTAAATCCTCTTTCGTGTAAGCTACCAAAGTATACGACGAAAATAATCTTTCTGGATTTAAATTATTTTGCTTTAATTTAATAGGCTGAACTTTTAAAATTTCAAAATGAAAATGATCAAATTGCCATCCATACTTATTAAGTTCGTTTCTATTCATGAATCTAGCTATTTTAGTTTCTGTACTTACAGAATCAAATAAATCTACTTCTATTCCTGAAATGTGCTCATAAACTGTCCAAAATTTGTGATCTCCTCCATGTTCAATTATCAATTGTGCATATGGTCCATCTTGACGTTTACTAATTACAATTCCTTCAAATATTGGATATATTGGTTCATTTTGATAATTATTTGTAGGTCTCTTAATATCTATTCCTGTATGAAGATGAGCTGGAACGTGAGGTCTTTCCTTTCTTAGCAAACCAAATTCACCAATCTCTGTTAACTTTAATGAACTAATAGAGTTTCTCCCTAAGGCATTAATAGGTAAACGATATCCTAACCCTAAATTAAAGAAAAGTATAACTAGTAAGAACCCTGTTTTAATCATTTTTAATTCCTTTTATCGTTAACTCTAAAAATTGTTGTTAATACACTTTAGTGATCATAATAATTTTTTATACTCAATACTCTAAAATAAAAAATTATATTAATAGTATTATTTTTATCTAATAAATACTTATTATACTCTATCATTATAAGGTAAGATACTTTTTAAGTATTTATTTTTTGTCTTTAGTGTTATTAATTATTAGAGGTATTTTATTTGAATATATACTTCCATTAAAAATTTTAAAACCTCCTTCTTTTAGCGTTTTCTTATATCCATTTGTTAATCTCTCTTTCACAACTTTATTATCCGCTGAAAATATCATTTGAATTGAATATTTTTTTTCTGATTTTATATCAATCACTTCTATATCTGACATCTCAAAATCAGTTACGTTCATTGGTAAGCCTATATATGATTGAAAATAAAGTGTAGCTTTATTTGGAATTATAAATAAACTTCTTGAAACTAATCCTTTATACATAGCATCATAATCACTTATGCTATCTCCCATTTTATTAAAAAAAAGGTTTGTATTTTGTATTAACTCTTCTGCACATTCACTTTGTCCGCCTAAAACATTTCCTATTTCACTTTCTATTACTTTACCTGTCTCATCTTTAATTATAAAATTATTTAAACTAAGTCCTTTTAAAGGGGTAGGAAAAGCATTAAATGGTGCATTTCCCTTAATTAAATCTTTTGAAATAGGACAAAAAAGATAATTACTATTACTTGTATTTTCAATTTTAAAATTAACCCTTACTACCTTCTGATTTTTATAATTATTAATGTAATTAATATTATTCCAATTTTCTTCATAAAAAGGAACATTAATTTCCTTATCTAATATGGTTATTTTTATATCAGCATCGTCTTTATCGCTACAAGAAAATAATATTAATGACAAAGTAATTATCGTTATGCTCAATTTCATATCAATTACTGTCTTTTTATTTTTTAAACACTTCAATCTCCCTATTCAAGACAATCAACTCTTCTTGGGTAATTTTTTCTTTTGATTGTATTATAGTTATCTTTTTAAATAAAACCTCAACCTTTTCTAACGAATTTCCACTTCTACTCGCTAATTTTTCATAAAAAATGGTGTCAATTTTTAAAGTTGATAACCGGTGTGTAATTCTTATGTATTCTAAAAAGTAATTAATTTTATGAATTGCTATATTTTTATGATCTGATTTTTCATAATACATATTCGCAATGGTTCTGGTAAAGGCTAATGTTTGATTTTTTAAAGGCGTAATTACAGGTATAAGTCGTTGATCTCTTTTCCCTTTAAAAATCACAAAAAACAACACACCAATTAAAGCCATATAATAGGCCCACTTAAGATGTTTTGAACTTAAAATATAATGCATTGGCGAACTTATTCCGCTTTTCCCTGTTTTATAATACGTATCCCAAAGAATTGTACTATTACTAGAACTCGTATTCTGTTCTCCTAAACTATTATTGTTATTCCTATTTAAATACGATAATACACTTGCTACATAGGTATAATTGGTATCTAAAAGCATATTGTAATTGGTAAATGCTTGCGGAAATGTATGTAAGTAAAAAGACCCTCTTCCGAATTCTGTTTTAATAAAATTAGGCTTATGACTTACAATGGAATCTTTTTCATTTTTAATAAGCAACTCTCCTAAAACAGTTGTTTTTAAAGTATCTACACTCGAAAAATAGGCTTTCGGAAAATCTCTATCAAAATGATACTCATTCGCATCTAATTTTTTATTAACTATCTTTTGGTATGCTTTTTCTTCAAAAGCAGTAGTACTTAACTGTTTTGTTTTAATGTTTAATGTATCTAAGTTTAAGCCATTAGTAGCTATAAAAACATCATTTCCTCTTGCTACAAATTTTAACAACTCATTAAACTCTTCTTCTCCAAAATTTAGCTTACCATCAACAAAAAAATAAGTTCCTTTATTTATTGAATCTTTTAAAAACAAATACGGACTTTGATATACGTCTCTTACCTTTTTATTAGCAAAAAGTGAGGGCATTTCTTTATGCAAAATATAGGTTCCGTATGGTATTTTATGCTTCGCGTCATAACTTGGAAACCAATTAATTTCTTTTGGTTTTATCAATTCGATGTATATAATACCAAGTACAATAAACACCAATAAACCAATATATATTTTTAGCTTTTTATCCAAATTCTTAAATTTTAGCAATCACTTTTTTAAAACTAACTTCTGCTTGTAAAAACTTTTCTTTATCTATTAAAAATTCTCCGTACCAAACGTAATCGTATAAGTGTGTTACTTCTTTAAATTCTTTATGCAAATTTTTATTTGATGAAACTTCTTTTATATAATCTTCATTTGTTTTTTCTTGCTGCCAAGAAATCAACTCTTTTTCTGATAATTTTTTTAATAACAGTAAATAATAATAACGCGTTGCTAATTTGTAATTCCCATCGCTTATTGCCGCCTTTATTA
This genomic stretch from Tenacibaculum sp. Bg11-29 harbors:
- a CDS encoding S9 family peptidase, whose protein sequence is MKKIILTAIAFNLIFVNCKKQEMKKDIIAPIAEKQPTTLKKHGDVRTDDYFWMRLTDAQKEAAIKDEQTQKVYDYLNAENSYYKESTKETEKFQEQLFQEMKGRIKEDDESVPYKSNGYFYIARYEKGQQYPIHSRKKGNLEAEEEIIFNVNDEAKGHDYFQLGGLSISPNNKLTTFATDTVSRRQYVIKIKNLETGEIYPDKIENTTGGAVWANDNKTLYYTKKDPETLRSSQIYKHVLGTDSAKDVLIFEEKDETFGTFVTKTKSKKYLVIGSYSTVSNEYQVLEADTPNGEFRMIQPRERDLEYDIAHYEDHFYIKTNKDGATNFKLMKTPESKTEKENWVDVIPHREDTLFEDFSIFKDYLVLEERNNGLNKIRFKRWDNSEDYYLPFNEETYSAGVHGNPEFDTDIIRYSYNSMTTPSSVIDFNMKDQSKEVKKEQEVLGGKFDKNNYVSERIWVTARDGKKVALSIVHHKNTKLTKDTPILQYAYGSYGHIVSDGFSTTRLSLLDRGFVYALAHIRGSEYLGRDWYDDGKMLNKKNTFNDFIDCSKYLIAKGYTSPKHLYAMGGSAGGLLMGAIINMNPELYNGIIAAVPFVDVISTMLDDTIPLTTGEYDEWGNPNDKEYYDYIKSYSPYDQVTAKAYPNMLITTGLHDSQVQYWEPAKWIAKLRDVKTDDNLLFLHTNMEAGHGGASGRFDALKETAEEYSFFLMLEGKLKK
- a CDS encoding YbaB/EbfC family nucleoid-associated protein is translated as MFGDISGMMGKLKEAQQKVEDTKKRLNSVLIDENAANGALKITVTANREVKAITINESLLADKEELEDYLILTLNKALKRAGDINEHELAVAAKDGMPNIPGMDMFK
- a CDS encoding DUF2752 domain-containing protein; amino-acid sequence: MYLQMDDYMLPCLNKKFFGVDCLGCGTQRALSLLIHGEFIAAFKMYPAIYTLLFLAVIIVLNLFYKIKYAQKIISILAVINVLIIVVSYLIKMNQLI
- a CDS encoding CCC motif membrane protein; the encoded protein is MEKQFNPTVIYVLSIISFLCCCFAGLGIILAAPAFIMANNKMKDAQANPNDYDSATLKAIKTARTVAMIALIINSVYLLLTGYRLATTDWSVFMDQYQEALEKYQ
- a CDS encoding DUF58 domain-containing protein: MQFFKSIYIHNRFFTYISVLSALFLMSFWFPIIYNVTWLLVLFFAITMFIDLVILYRYKNGFLAKRIVSEKLSNSDANEISVTLENNYPFQVFINVIDELPAQFQKRDFAYKTALQSAEKSTFVYSVRPVERGAYNFGNVHVFVSSVLQMFSRRYTFSDDKSVKVYPSYVQMKKYEFLAMHNNLTEFGMKKIRRIGQTMEFEQIKNYIPGDDVRNVNWKATAKRGELMVNQYQDEKSQPIYSIIDLGRVMKMPFEELSLLDYAINSTLAFSNIALLKNDKAGMLTFSKNVEKIIAASNKKTNLSVINEELYNITTNFTDANFALLYATIKRKINQRSLLILYTNFEHISALKRQLPYLKAIAKKHLLVTVFFENTELDSLINENSEDLQDVYHKTIAEKYAFEKRLIVKELERNSIHAILTKPQQLSVNVINKYLEFKAKGMI
- a CDS encoding MoxR family ATPase, which translates into the protein MNTDNNQTTETNELFSSRIDLSKLKEAVVNIKEQLAKVIVGQEDFIELLLVSLLADGHVLIEGVPGVAKTVTAKLLAKTIATDFSRIQFTPDLMPSDVLGTSILNMKTSNFEFKKGPIFSNVVLIDEINRAPAKTQAALFEVMEEKQITMDGTQYKMSPPFMVLATQNPIEQEGTYALPEAQLDRFLFKINVGYPSLEDEIKIIAAHNDRKGALPQSKIEAVLTEADLLEYRSKVFEVLVEEKIIKYIAQLISNTRNNAHLYLGGSPRASIAVLMASKAFAAINGRDFVIPEDVKKSIYPVLRHRIMLTPEREMEGMTTDKVIEMIVQSVEVPR
- a CDS encoding M23 family metallopeptidase is translated as MIKTGFLLVILFFNLGLGYRLPINALGRNSISSLKLTEIGEFGLLRKERPHVPAHLHTGIDIKRPTNNYQNEPIYPIFEGIVISKRQDGPYAQLIIEHGGDHKFWTVYEHISGIEVDLFDSVSTETKIARFMNRNELNKYGWQFDHFHFEILKVQPIKLKQNNLNPERLFSSYTLVAYTKEDLNKYFYDPLDFLEKHLN
- a CDS encoding DUF4350 domain-containing protein, with the protein product MDKKLKIYIGLLVFIVLGIIYIELIKPKEINWFPSYDAKHKIPYGTYILHKEMPSLFANKKVRDVYQSPYLFLKDSINKGTYFFVDGKLNFGEEEFNELLKFVARGNDVFIATNGLNLDTLNIKTKQLSTTAFEEKAYQKIVNKKLDANEYHFDRDFPKAYFSSVDTLKTTVLGELLIKNEKDSIVSHKPNFIKTEFGRGSFYLHTFPQAFTNYNMLLDTNYTYVASVLSYLNRNNNNSLGEQNTSSSNSTILWDTYYKTGKSGISSPMHYILSSKHLKWAYYMALIGVLFFVIFKGKRDQRLIPVITPLKNQTLAFTRTIANMYYEKSDHKNIAIHKINYFLEYIRITHRLSTLKIDTIFYEKLASRSGNSLEKVEVLFKKITIIQSKEKITQEELIVLNREIEVFKK